Below is a genomic region from Candidatus Deferrimicrobium sp..
ACCATGTCCGCCCCCGCCTCCCGGAACCTGCGGGTCCGCCGGACGGCGCTCCGTCCACCGATCAGGAGCACGGGAATCCCGGGTCCGCCGCCGTCCCGGAAGCGCCGAAGGATCTCCTCTTCCTCGGCGACGCTTCCGTACTCCCCCAGCAGGACCGCCGCCAGCCCGGCCCGCGTTCCCGGCTCCGCGAGGAGCGCGCCCCAGGAACCGGCCGTCTCCACGGAGTAACCGCGGAGGGACAACAGGTTCCCGACGCGCACGAGGACGGGCCATAACGGGCGGGCGACGAGAACGGACCCATGCACGGAGGTCATTCTTTCCCGGGGTCCGGCTTCCGCGGCCATCCGCAGAGGGCGTTGGCGTTGCGCAGCGCCACCGCCGCCGCGTTTCCGAACGCCGTGAGCAGTTCGAGGTCCTCTTCCCCGAACCCTCCCACCTGGTAATGGTCGAGGTTGATGACCCCCATCACCTCGGATCCCCATTTGACCGGCACCGCCATCTCCGACATCACCGCGGGATTCGCCTGGATGTAACGAAGGTCCTTTCGCACATCGGGAACGAGCAACGGCTCCCCTTCCCGCGCGACCCACCCGGTGATCCCCTCCCCGACACGAAGCCGCATCGCGCTCTTCACCTCGGGACCCAAGCCCCGCTCCGCCTCGATGAAGAGCGTCCCCGAATCGGCATCCATCCGGATGACCGACCCCGAGGAGGCGCCCATCAGCTCCGTCGCGCGATCGACGATCAGCTGGAACAGGACGGCCGGGTCGCTCTGCTCGTTCAACGCCTTGCTGATCTCGAAGATCGCCGTCAGCTTGCGCGCTTTCTTGTCAAGGTGCCCGACCAGCGCCGCGTTCTCGAGGGCGATCGCCGCGAAGTTCGCCAGGACGGAGAGGAGCTTCAGGTCCCCGTCCTGCAGTTCCCTCCCGTCCAGCGGCGTCGCCGCGGCCATGATCCCGATCGCGGCCGTGGAATACTTCACCGGCGCGGCGAGGAATCCCTTCACCTCAAGACGGCGCATCAGCCGCAAGAGCGCGCGGTCCGCCCCCGGCCTCCCCTCCGAGACGATCATCCCCGTCCCGGAGGAGAGGACCTGGGCGACGACCATCTTGTAGATCTCCTGCCGGTACTTCTCGAATTGCCGCGTCCGCGGGATCCCCGCCATCGACCGGATTGCGAGGTGCTCCACCCCGGGCTCCGGCAGGAGAAGAACGCATCGCTCGACGCGAAGGATCGACGCGGCGGCGGAGGTGATGAGGTCGAGGCTGTGTTGGACGTCCCCCGCCGGCGCGCTCATCGCCTGCGACACCTCGTACAGGCCGGAGGTCAGCGCGGCGGCCAGCGACACCTCCTTCGCGGTGCCTCGGTGCTTTCCGCTGCCGCGCAGCGCGGCGGCGAGGACGGACAGGACGCTCATCCCTCCCCCAGCAGCCTGCGGACGGTATCCTTCAACTCGGTCGTGTCGTGGGACTTCACGATGTAGGCGTCGGAGGCCCACGTGTTGAAGTCCTGGCGGAACTCGCCGAAGGCGGTGAGCAGGACGACCGGTATCGTCGCGTTCTTCTCCCGGATCCGGCGGAGGACTTCGATCCCGTCGATGTCCGGCAGCTTGATGTCGAGCGTCACGAGGTTCGGCAGGAAGGATTCGAGGAGGGCGAGCGCCTGCCGCCCGTCCACGGCCAGCCCCACCTCGTACCCCTCGTCGGAGAGGTCCGCCCGGTACAGCTCGCGGATGCTCTCCTCGTCGTCCACCACAAGGATCTTCTTCATCGTCTCACTCCTCCTTCTCCTCCCCCCACCTCGGGAGGACCCCGGCGTCGATGCCGATGCAGGAGAGCGCCCGGGACCCGACGAAATCGACAAGCCCGGCCACCGTCTCCGGGCGATGGTAGAACCCGGGGCACGCGGGAAGAACGTGCGCCCCCGCGCGGGCCAGCGTCAGCATGTTCTCAAGATGGATAACGGACAGCGGCGTCTCCCGGGTCACGAGGACCAGCGGCTTGCGCTCCTTGATGACCACGTCGGCGCACCGGGTCAGCACCGACGACGACACCCCGTGCGCAATCCGCCCGAGGGTCCCCATGGAACAGGGGGAGACGATCATCGCGTCGGGCACGTTCGAGCCGGAGGCGAACGGAATGGCGAAATCGTCCTCGGCGTACAAACGGAACGGCCGGGCGGAGGAGGAGAAGCGCGCGAGCCACTTCCTCCGTGCGCCGGCGCCGCCGGGAAACTTGCCGTCTCCGATCTCCGCGGCGAGGATCCCCCACGCCGTGTTCGTTACCAGGACGTGCAGATCCGCCCCGCCAGCAAGGAGCAGGGAGAGGGTGCGAATGCCGTACGCCGCGCCGCTGGCGCCCGAAATGCCGAGAAGAACCTTCATGGGCGGCCCCGCAACACCAGGTCGAGGTAGGTGAACAGGCAGAACGCGATGCTCACGACCCCGTTCAGGTTGAAGAACGCCAAGTTCAGCCGCGAGAGGTCGTCCTTCCGGACGATCGCGTGCTCGTATCCCAGAACAGCCGCGCACAGGGCGAGCCCCGCAAGATACCACCCGCCCAGTCCGAAAACATGATACCCCACCAGGAGGAACCCCGCCATCGCCAGGTGGAATGCCCGGGCGACCCACAGCGAGGGGCCCACACCGAGGGACCGTGGAATCGAGTGGAGGCCCTCCCGCCGGTCGAAGTCGATGTCCTGCAGAGCGTAGAGGACGTCGAACCCGGCCACCCAGAAGAGGACGGCGAGGCAGATCCAGAGCACCCGGGCGTCCGCCCCGCCCGTCACGGCGATCCACGCCGCCAGCGGCGCCGCTCCCAGGCACGCGCCGAGGATCAGGTGCGACGCCCACGTGAACCGCTTCATGTACGAGTAGGAGAAGAGCAGCAGGAGCAGGACCGGGGTGAGCTGGAGGCAGAGCGCGTTGAGCTTCGCTGCGGAAAGGGCGAGCAGCGCGACGGACATCAGGATGAAGACGCGCGCCATCGGCCGGCTGACCTGCCCCGAGGGGATCGCCCGGACCCTCGTCCGGGGATTCTTCGCGTCGACCTCCGCGTCCACCAGCCGGTTGAATCCCATCGCGGCGGTGCGCGCCCCCACCATCGCGAGGACGATATAGAAGACGGTCCGTGCCGGGGGAAGTGCGTTCCGCGCGCCGAGCTCCCGGGCCGCGAGGAACATCCCCGTCAGGGCGAAGGGGAGCGCGAAGACGGTGTGCGCCACCTTGACCATCTCGAGGTAGACGCCGATGCGGCGGAAAACGCTCAGAAGCCGTACTCCTTCCATCGGCGGGTGACAAGTTCGGTGATCTCCCGGGGCATCGCGATGTCCCCGGGCCACTCTCGCGCGAACCCTTCGGAAGCCCATTTCCTTGTCGCGTCGATCCCCATCTTCGAGCCGTAGTGCGGGATCGCGGAGGCGTGTTCGAGGGCGTCCACGGGGCCGTCCACGATCATCGTGTCCCGGCGCGGGTCGACGTTGTTCCCGATCCGCCAGAGCGCTTCTCTCATGTCCTGGATGTTCACGTCGGAGTCGAAGATCACGACGAACTTGGAGAACATGAGCAGACCCAGCCCCCACACGGCGCACATCACCTTCCGCGCATGGCCGGGGTACCTCTTGTCGATGGAGAAGAAGGCGAAGTTGTGGAAGATCCCCTCGATCGGGAGGTTCATGTCCGTCACCTCGGGGACGATCTTCCGAAGGAGCGGAAGGAAGATCCGCTCCGTCGCCTTCCCGAGGAAGACGTCCTCCATCGGCGGCTTCCCGACGATCGTCGCCGGATAGATGGGATCTCTCCTGCGGGTGACGCACGTCACGTGGAAGACGGGGTACCGGTCGGCGAGGGAGTAGTACCCCGTGTGGTCGCCGAAGGGGCCCTCGACCCGCTGCTCGTCGGGGTCGACGTATCCCTCGAGGATCACTTCGGCGTGCGCGGGCACCTCGATGTCGATCGTCTTGCAGCGAACGAGCTCCACCGGCTCTTTCCTCAAGAATCCGGAGAACATCATCTCGTCCATATCCTCGGGCAGGGGCGCGGAGGCCGCGTAGATCGTCGCCGGATCGCCGCCGAGGGCGACCGCAACGGGCATCCGCTCCCTCTTCCCCCGGAATCCCCGGTAATGCTGCGCCCCCCCCTTGTGAACATGCCAGTGCATTCCCGTCGTCGTCTCGTCGTAGACGTGCATCCGGTACATCCCGACGTTCCGGCGTCCGGTCGAAGGATTCTTCGTGAAGACCAGCGGGAGCGTGATGAACGGGCCGCCGTCGCCCGGCCATGTCTTTACCACCGGAAGGAACGACAGGGAGGGGTGGTCCTTCTCGACCACCTCCTGGCACGGGGCGGAGGAGACGGTCTTCGGGACGAAGTCGGCGAGCCGCGCCAGCTTCGGCAGCATCTTGAGCTTCTCGAGGAGGTTCGTGGGGATCTCCGGCTCGATCACCTCCTGGACGCGCTCCGCGATGTCGTCGAGCCGCGGTACGCCCAGCGCGAAGCACATCCGGTCCATCGTTCCGAAGAGGTTCATCGCCAGCGGAACCGACGTTCCCCGGACGTTCTCGAAGAGGATCGCCGGCCCCCCGGCCTTCACCGCCCGATCGGCGATCTCCGCCGCCTCGAGTTCCGGGGATACCTCGGACGGGATGCGCTTGAGCTCGCCACGCGCTTCAAGGGCGGCGAGATAGTCGCGCAGGTCGCGGAACGCCATCGTCACTCCTTTCCCGGGGAAGGCGGGGATGGACCATCATAACACCGCCCTTGGCCCCCGCCCACACCGGCCCGCCTCCTGAAACGGCTTCCCGCGGGAAGGAAACCCCGTTTGCAATATTGTCCTTCCATCTTGACCGACGATGGACTGCCGAGGTAGTCTTTTGGAGGGAGGATATTCGAATTGAAGAAAACGTCGAAACTGTTCAAGGCGCTCTCCGACGAGACCCGCCTGCGGATCCTGAAGATGCTCGAGGTAAGGCCACTGTGCGTGTGCGAAATCCAGCACGTGTTGAAGGGGTCCCAGCCAAACGTGTCCCATCACCTGAAGACGCTCGCCGATGCCGGGCTGGTCGATTCGAAGCGGGACGGCCTGTGGATCGCCTACCGGATCGCAGATGCTCCCGAGACACAGTTGCACGCCGCCGCGCTGGCACTCCTCCGCCGCTCGCTGAAAACCGACGAACAGGTGAGGAAGGACCGGGCCGTGGTGAAAAGCGTCAACCGGGTCGAGATCGCCCTCCGGAAATAAACCCCCGCCGCTCACTCCCGAGGCGGTTTGAGGGTCACCCGCGTCGCCCCCCACCCGCCGGCTTCGGGCGGAGCGTCCGCATAGCTCTCGACGAGCGGATGGCGGGAAAGGAGCGCGCGGACCGACGCCCGCTGGGCTCCCGTTCCCTTCCCGTGGATCAGGCGCACCTCCCGGTACCGTTTCCTCGCCGCAGCTTCGAGATACTCCTCCACGACGGAGACCACGTCCCGCGGCGTGAACGCGTGGAGGTCGATGCTCTCCTCCACCGGCACGCGGTGCGGGGGCGTCTCCCCCGGGGGGCCCGGCCGCGTCACGGCCCGGCGGAAAGGACGACGGTGACGGCGATCAGGAGGATGGTTGCGGCGGTTCGCGCCACCAGTACGGAGAATCCGAAGATCGGCTCTTCCCGGGAACAGTCGCCCATGGTCGACATAGTATCGCAACCGATCGATTACGATAAGATCTGAAAACGCAGTAATAAGATCAAGCGTTTCCAGGGATCACCCGCAGGAGGTGGCGAATGCGGATGATCCGAACCTGACTTCGATCCTTCCTGCCATAGGACAAACTCCGGCCCGAGAATCAGAAAAACAACGATTCGCATCTCACATATACCGATGCCTGAACCCGTCGGAAAAAATTACTGTACAAGGCAAGCCGTTCATCGATTCAACTTGCCCGGAAGGGCACGACAAGAATGGAGGATGCTGCCATGGCGAAACCGATCCAGTGGTTGCCCGATTTGGATGCCGCCAAAAAGAAAGCCCAGGCGGAAGGAAAGTATGTCCTGCTGGATTTCTTCAACCCGCTTTGAATAGGCTGTCAACAGATGGATGCGGTTACGTATCCAAACGCAAAGGTCATCGATTTCTTCGGCAAGTATCTGGCCCCGGTTCGAGTGCTGATCTCATCCACCCCGCTTCCGCAGCAGTTCAAGGTGAAATGGACTCCGACATTTGTGATTCTGGACTCGCAGGGCGAGGAACATCACCGATCGGTCGGTTTCCTGCCCCCGGAGGAGTTGATCCCCTCGCTCACGTTGGGGATGGCAAAAACCTGGTTTGACCACGAGAAGTTCAGCGAGGCGTTATCCCATCTCGACCGGCTCGTATCGGAATATCCGAAAAGCGACGTGTCTGCCGAAGCGATCTACTACCGGGGAGTGAGCCGGTACAAAGCGACCAACGATGCAAGCGCGCTGAAGCAGGCCCATGAGACGCTTCAGGCTGATTACAAAGACAGCGAATGGGCGAAACGAGCCTCGGTGTATCGACTGCTATGAACCCTAATAATTCCGCATCTTGGGATGGGAGGAACAAATGAAAATTGCCGTTGTCGTCGGCAGCCTTCGCAAGGATTCGTTCAACCGCAAGTTGGCGAACGCCATTGTAAGACTGGCGCCGCCCGAGTTCTCGTTCAAGCAGGTGGAAATCGGTGACCTGCCGCTCTACAACCAGGACGACGATGCGAACCAGGCCGAGTCCGTCAAGCGGCTGAAGCGCGAAATCACCTCTTCCCAAGGCCTTTTATTCGTCACCGCCGAATACAACCGTTCGATCCCCGGGGTGCTGAAAAACGCGATCGACCACGCCTCGCGCCCCTATGGCCAGAGCGCGTGGGCGGGCAAACCCGCCGGTGTGTTGGGCGCATCGATCGGCGCCATCGGCACAGCCATGGCGCAACAGCATTTGCGCAATGTTCTCGCATACCTGAATGTACCGACCCTTGGCCAACCCGAAGCGTTTATCCATGCAAAGGATGGTCTGTTTGATGAAAACGGGAATATCGGCGCAGACAGCAAAAAATTCCTTCAGAACTGGATGGACCAGTATGTTGCCTGGGTGAAAAAACACGTTGGCTGATGCATGAAGTAAGCACCGCGAGTCGATAACCGCGAATAGAAAGGAGAGCTACACATAATACAGCGTGTTTCAGTGACAGCCGGCGCTTCGGGCATAGGATCGGGTAGGCGGGGGGCCTTACGGCCCCCAACCTCCCACACCACCGTACGTGCCGTTCGGCATACGGCGGTTCATGCAAGACACGCAAGGCGTTGATGTTCTGCCAGAAGGCTCGTAAGTCCCCGTTGATTGAGCCGCTT
It encodes:
- a CDS encoding GAF domain-containing protein, which codes for MSVLSVLAAALRGSGKHRGTAKEVSLAAALTSGLYEVSQAMSAPAGDVQHSLDLITSAAASILRVERCVLLLPEPGVEHLAIRSMAGIPRTRQFEKYRQEIYKMVVAQVLSSGTGMIVSEGRPGADRALLRLMRRLEVKGFLAAPVKYSTAAIGIMAAATPLDGRELQDGDLKLLSVLANFAAIALENAALVGHLDKKARKLTAIFEISKALNEQSDPAVLFQLIVDRATELMGASSGSVIRMDADSGTLFIEAERGLGPEVKSAMRLRVGEGITGWVAREGEPLLVPDVRKDLRYIQANPAVMSEMAVPVKWGSEVMGVINLDHYQVGGFGEEDLELLTAFGNAAAVALRNANALCGWPRKPDPGKE
- a CDS encoding response regulator encodes the protein MKKILVVDDEESIRELYRADLSDEGYEVGLAVDGRQALALLESFLPNLVTLDIKLPDIDGIEVLRRIREKNATIPVVLLTAFGEFRQDFNTWASDAYIVKSHDTTELKDTVRRLLGEG
- a CDS encoding flavin prenyltransferase UbiX encodes the protein MKVLLGISGASGAAYGIRTLSLLLAGGADLHVLVTNTAWGILAAEIGDGKFPGGAGARRKWLARFSSSARPFRLYAEDDFAIPFASGSNVPDAMIVSPCSMGTLGRIAHGVSSSVLTRCADVVIKERKPLVLVTRETPLSVIHLENMLTLARAGAHVLPACPGFYHRPETVAGLVDFVGSRALSCIGIDAGVLPRWGEEKEE
- a CDS encoding UbiA-like polyprenyltransferase produces the protein MEGVRLLSVFRRIGVYLEMVKVAHTVFALPFALTGMFLAARELGARNALPPARTVFYIVLAMVGARTAAMGFNRLVDAEVDAKNPRTRVRAIPSGQVSRPMARVFILMSVALLALSAAKLNALCLQLTPVLLLLLFSYSYMKRFTWASHLILGACLGAAPLAAWIAVTGGADARVLWICLAVLFWVAGFDVLYALQDIDFDRREGLHSIPRSLGVGPSLWVARAFHLAMAGFLLVGYHVFGLGGWYLAGLALCAAVLGYEHAIVRKDDLSRLNLAFFNLNGVVSIAFCLFTYLDLVLRGRP
- a CDS encoding menaquinone biosynthesis decarboxylase, which encodes MAFRDLRDYLAALEARGELKRIPSEVSPELEAAEIADRAVKAGGPAILFENVRGTSVPLAMNLFGTMDRMCFALGVPRLDDIAERVQEVIEPEIPTNLLEKLKMLPKLARLADFVPKTVSSAPCQEVVEKDHPSLSFLPVVKTWPGDGGPFITLPLVFTKNPSTGRRNVGMYRMHVYDETTTGMHWHVHKGGAQHYRGFRGKRERMPVAVALGGDPATIYAASAPLPEDMDEMMFSGFLRKEPVELVRCKTIDIEVPAHAEVILEGYVDPDEQRVEGPFGDHTGYYSLADRYPVFHVTCVTRRRDPIYPATIVGKPPMEDVFLGKATERIFLPLLRKIVPEVTDMNLPIEGIFHNFAFFSIDKRYPGHARKVMCAVWGLGLLMFSKFVVIFDSDVNIQDMREALWRIGNNVDPRRDTMIVDGPVDALEHASAIPHYGSKMGIDATRKWASEGFAREWPGDIAMPREITELVTRRWKEYGF
- a CDS encoding metalloregulator ArsR/SmtB family transcription factor, which encodes MKKTSKLFKALSDETRLRILKMLEVRPLCVCEIQHVLKGSQPNVSHHLKTLADAGLVDSKRDGLWIAYRIADAPETQLHAAALALLRRSLKTDEQVRKDRAVVKSVNRVEIALRK
- a CDS encoding Smr/MutS family protein, yielding MPVEESIDLHAFTPRDVVSVVEEYLEAAARKRYREVRLIHGKGTGAQRASVRALLSRHPLVESYADAPPEAGGWGATRVTLKPPRE
- a CDS encoding NAD(P)H-dependent oxidoreductase, whose amino-acid sequence is MKIAVVVGSLRKDSFNRKLANAIVRLAPPEFSFKQVEIGDLPLYNQDDDANQAESVKRLKREITSSQGLLFVTAEYNRSIPGVLKNAIDHASRPYGQSAWAGKPAGVLGASIGAIGTAMAQQHLRNVLAYLNVPTLGQPEAFIHAKDGLFDENGNIGADSKKFLQNWMDQYVAWVKKHVG